In the Gemmatimonadota bacterium genome, one interval contains:
- a CDS encoding cytochrome b/b6 domain-containing protein has protein sequence MTAPAVRAPRIARHRTYDPVLRVIHGVMALSITVIVAVFALGDLLGDRADGDTVALLHTAAGFILVGALLARLVWGMVGPHEARLARLWHPRVWVEAIRRRQFPHASGFGHHPAASVAYLAFYAAIAYLSVSGIVMAGAEFDIGPATWWTTSRALRPLARALGEAHEGAALVVIGFIAAHLLALVWHERRDGVPVAQAMISGYQYRSESEVTGEHVAR, from the coding sequence ATGACCGCCCCGGCCGTTCGCGCGCCGCGCATCGCGCGTCATCGCACCTACGACCCCGTCCTTCGCGTCATCCACGGCGTCATGGCGCTCAGCATCACGGTGATCGTCGCGGTCTTCGCCCTGGGTGACCTGCTGGGCGATCGCGCCGATGGCGATACCGTCGCCCTGCTGCACACCGCGGCGGGCTTCATCCTGGTGGGCGCGCTCCTGGCCCGCCTGGTCTGGGGGATGGTTGGCCCCCACGAGGCACGCCTGGCGCGACTCTGGCATCCCCGCGTTTGGGTGGAGGCGATCCGTCGCCGCCAGTTCCCGCACGCCTCGGGCTTCGGTCACCACCCGGCGGCGAGCGTCGCGTACCTCGCCTTCTACGCGGCGATCGCATACCTGAGCGTCTCGGGGATCGTCATGGCGGGGGCGGAGTTCGACATCGGCCCGGCCACCTGGTGGACGACGTCGCGTGCGCTACGCCCGCTGGCGCGCGCGCTGGGCGAGGCCCATGAGGGGGCGGCGTTGGTGGTGATCGGCTTCATCGCCGCGCACCTGCTCGCCCTCGTGTGGCACGAGCGGCGCGATGGCGTTCCCGTCGCGCAGGCGATGATCAGCGGCTATCAGTATCGTAGCGAGTCCGAGGTCACCGGCGAGCACGTCGCGCGGTAG
- a CDS encoding YncE family protein translates to MADVRFRRKTITAAGVALLGMTALAPEARAQRPVARPMRPATAPKPATAATAASAVATAKAPVPPTATYWVYVGAESADRIHRVRFGPKGAEVEKTILIGELAAEMEGPHGLQISPDAKWLYMTTGHGTPDGKLWKYALGPDTLAGPGISLGKFPASLDVTPDGLYTFSANFNLHGEMVPSSMSVVYTPTMTEVAQVETCTMPHGSRIEPSGAMQYSGCMMDDQLVEIDTRTFSVARRFSLAKGKEGPIAMQPAAGGHAGHKMETKPDSANAHAAHQMDASEGHGVSMSATCSPTWAQPSADGKVVFVTCNKGDEILEVDRASWRVSRRLKTGRGPYNLAVTADGKYLVATLKQGAGFEVFDLSQGKSVATFKNSTTVAHGVVTSPDSRYAFVSSEGVGAQPGKVDVYDLQAMVKVATVDVAQQASGITFWKMER, encoded by the coding sequence ATGGCCGACGTACGATTCCGTCGCAAGACAATCACCGCCGCCGGTGTGGCCCTCCTCGGCATGACCGCCCTCGCACCGGAGGCGCGCGCGCAGCGACCGGTCGCGCGCCCCATGCGACCGGCCACCGCCCCCAAGCCAGCGACCGCCGCCACTGCGGCGAGCGCCGTCGCCACCGCCAAGGCTCCCGTACCACCCACCGCCACCTATTGGGTGTACGTCGGTGCCGAATCGGCCGACCGCATCCATCGTGTCAGATTCGGCCCCAAGGGGGCGGAGGTCGAGAAGACCATCCTGATCGGTGAACTCGCCGCCGAAATGGAAGGGCCCCACGGCCTGCAGATCTCGCCGGACGCCAAGTGGCTCTACATGACCACCGGCCACGGCACCCCAGACGGCAAGCTCTGGAAGTACGCGTTGGGCCCCGACACCCTCGCCGGCCCCGGGATCTCCCTCGGGAAGTTCCCCGCCTCGCTCGACGTCACCCCGGACGGGCTCTACACCTTCTCCGCCAACTTCAACCTGCACGGCGAGATGGTGCCGAGCAGCATGAGCGTGGTCTACACGCCCACCATGACCGAGGTCGCGCAGGTCGAGACCTGCACCATGCCGCACGGGAGCCGCATCGAGCCCAGCGGGGCGATGCAGTACTCGGGGTGCATGATGGATGATCAGCTCGTTGAGATCGACACGCGCACCTTTTCGGTCGCGCGGCGCTTTTCGCTGGCCAAGGGAAAGGAAGGTCCGATCGCCATGCAGCCGGCGGCGGGAGGTCATGCCGGTCACAAGATGGAGACCAAGCCCGATTCGGCCAACGCGCATGCCGCGCATCAGATGGATGCGAGCGAGGGACACGGCGTGTCGATGAGCGCGACCTGCTCCCCCACCTGGGCCCAGCCCTCGGCCGATGGCAAGGTCGTCTTCGTCACCTGCAACAAGGGCGACGAGATCCTGGAAGTCGATCGCGCCTCGTGGCGCGTGTCGCGCCGCCTCAAGACCGGGCGCGGCCCGTACAATCTCGCCGTCACCGCCGACGGGAAGTACCTCGTCGCAACGCTCAAGCAGGGCGCTGGCTTCGAGGTCTTCGACCTGTCGCAGGGGAAGAGCGTGGCGACCTTCAAGAACTCCACGACCGTCGCCCACGGCGTCGTGACCAGCCCCGACTCGCGCTACGCCTTCGTCTCGAGCGAAGGGGTGGGCGCACAGCCGGGGAAGGTCGACGTCTACGACCTGCAGGCGATGGTCAAGGTGGCCACCGTCGACGTGGCGCAGCAGGCCAGCGGGATCACCTTCTGGAAGATGGAGCGGTGA
- a CDS encoding Ig-like domain-containing protein — protein MASALSTALPAQYAQGVVKIVAEPSRLTLKAGETVPLKVTALDKDGKEVADAMVRVGGPRGAVQYADGKLTALKAGSFTVVASAFLGRGIEAITLDIPVIVSWPALATIELTGEAARLYTGTMLAHTAKGSHADGSPRVGLTVTWRTSDASVATVDRFGNVTALKPGAVSISAEAEGVSAQKRYAVVASPVARIEATIKETSVSTGDVVHLAAAAKRANGETVSDAKIDWSYLYTPDDTTVAPGGPAIIDRAPDGMPIFAANAPGRFTLVAQSGTALSRTVIDVKPRDVRRKITVTGRGTINTTATSDLWPWTGKDGRDYCIVGTWGGDGYAIIFDITDLNNIVKTDSVKVDARTINDVTISPDGRYGVITREGASNRVNGVVILDLATPAHPKIASTFDKELTGGVHNAFATNDYLFAISGGEKYVIIDVKDIYAPKYVSEYKHPGARIHDLWVRDGIAYSAQGGAGTVIVDVGNGKWGGTIQKPKLINVFPINSGHEIYPYVQKSTGKTYLFIGDEEMNRAGRVWEGTNYFASLGQSGGIAQTSGGYVHIVDATDPMNMKKVGRYHLEDYGAHDIIVEDDILYQAYYDGGVRVVDVSGELLGNLANQNREIAVFKSFDPKGLTSNASFVMNAMPWKGRVLFTDFNSGLWAAKQPAAELPTPLQGRPRRPGPPPSLARNRLMAPRAIVQTLTSRDAAFARAVYDRRGCGGASTVTASRDE, from the coding sequence ATGGCTTCTGCCCTCTCCACCGCGCTCCCGGCGCAGTACGCGCAGGGGGTAGTGAAGATCGTCGCCGAGCCGTCGCGCCTGACGCTCAAGGCCGGGGAGACGGTCCCGCTCAAGGTGACCGCGCTCGACAAGGACGGGAAGGAAGTAGCCGACGCCATGGTGCGCGTCGGTGGGCCGCGTGGGGCGGTGCAGTACGCCGACGGCAAGCTGACGGCGCTCAAGGCGGGGTCGTTCACGGTGGTGGCGTCGGCGTTCCTCGGTCGTGGCATCGAGGCGATCACCCTCGACATTCCGGTGATCGTGTCGTGGCCAGCGCTGGCCACCATCGAGCTGACGGGCGAGGCGGCCCGACTCTACACGGGGACGATGCTGGCCCACACGGCGAAGGGGTCGCACGCCGATGGCTCGCCGCGCGTCGGGCTGACGGTCACCTGGCGCACCTCCGACGCGAGCGTGGCCACCGTCGATCGGTTCGGCAACGTCACGGCGCTCAAGCCGGGGGCGGTCTCCATTTCGGCCGAGGCCGAGGGCGTGAGCGCCCAGAAGCGCTACGCGGTCGTGGCGAGCCCGGTGGCGCGCATCGAGGCGACGATCAAGGAGACGTCGGTGAGCACCGGCGACGTCGTGCACCTGGCGGCGGCGGCCAAGCGGGCCAACGGCGAGACGGTGAGCGACGCCAAGATCGACTGGAGCTACCTCTACACGCCGGATGACACGACGGTTGCGCCTGGCGGCCCGGCCATCATCGACCGCGCACCGGACGGGATGCCGATCTTTGCGGCGAACGCCCCGGGGCGCTTCACCCTGGTGGCGCAGTCCGGGACGGCGCTGAGCCGTACGGTCATCGACGTGAAGCCGCGCGACGTGCGGCGCAAGATCACGGTGACGGGGCGCGGGACGATCAACACGACGGCGACGTCGGACCTCTGGCCGTGGACCGGAAAGGACGGCCGCGACTACTGCATCGTGGGGACGTGGGGGGGCGATGGCTACGCCATCATCTTCGACATCACGGACCTCAACAACATCGTGAAGACCGACTCGGTCAAGGTCGATGCGCGCACGATCAACGACGTCACGATCTCGCCTGACGGGCGTTATGGCGTCATCACGCGCGAAGGGGCGTCGAATCGCGTGAACGGCGTGGTGATCCTCGACCTGGCGACGCCCGCGCATCCCAAGATCGCCTCGACGTTCGACAAGGAACTCACCGGCGGCGTGCATAACGCCTTTGCCACGAACGACTACCTGTTCGCGATCTCCGGCGGCGAGAAGTACGTCATCATCGACGTGAAGGACATCTACGCGCCCAAGTACGTGAGCGAGTACAAGCATCCCGGCGCCCGCATCCACGACCTGTGGGTGCGTGACGGGATCGCCTACTCCGCGCAGGGGGGGGCGGGGACGGTGATCGTCGACGTCGGCAACGGGAAGTGGGGAGGGACAATCCAGAAGCCGAAGCTCATCAACGTCTTCCCGATCAACTCGGGGCACGAGATCTATCCGTACGTCCAGAAGAGCACGGGGAAGACCTACCTGTTCATCGGCGACGAGGAGATGAACCGCGCCGGTCGGGTGTGGGAAGGCACGAACTACTTCGCCTCGCTCGGACAGTCAGGGGGCATTGCGCAGACGTCGGGGGGCTACGTCCACATCGTCGACGCGACCGATCCGATGAACATGAAGAAGGTCGGGCGCTACCACCTCGAGGACTACGGCGCACACGACATCATCGTCGAGGACGACATCCTGTACCAGGCGTACTACGACGGCGGGGTGCGCGTGGTCGACGTGTCGGGCGAGTTGTTAGGCAACCTGGCCAACCAGAACCGGGAGATTGCCGTCTTCAAGTCGTTCGATCCCAAGGGGCTCACCTCCAATGCGTCGTTCGTGATGAATGCGATGCCGTGGAAGGGGCGCGTCCTGTTCACCGACTTCAACTCGGGGCTGTGGGCGGCGAAGCAGCCGGCCGCAGAGCTCCCCACCCCTCTCCAGGGGAGGCCACGACGCCCGGGGCCCCCTCCGTCCCTCGCCCGCAACCGGCTGATGGCGCCGCGTGCGATCGTGCAGACGCTGACGTCGCGCGATGCCGCGTTCGCGCGCGCGGTGTACGATCGGCGCGGTTGTGGCGGTGCATCGACCGTGACCGCGTCGCGCGACGAGTAG
- a CDS encoding TonB-dependent receptor plug domain-containing protein, with protein MRRLLLAAFAGVALFAGTAAAQGGTRQITGTVVEEGSNAPIASAQLQVRGTTVGALSRADGSFTITAPTGEVVLDVRRLGYPPVSVTVAAGASTVQIVMRKDALKLDQVVISGQATGISRRNLPNSVASVSAEQVAKVSSPSVDQALQGKVAGAQISTSTGAPGGGNRVRIRGISSILGSAQPLYVIDGVITSDVSIGQGTNLVTRAGGTAISAVSQEAPVNRISDINPNDIESIDVLKGSAAAAIYGSKASGGVIIITTKRGAAGRPQFNLRTGLGTGELAYRNGQRRFKTVEDATKAFGPLAAQYYDPNRVLDYEEMIYNGEQPLNREATLSVSGGSQDTRYFISANTRKEEGIVKNSYSQKMGLRVNVDQRLNDRMELQVGSEVLRTLGDRGLFGNDNAGNSIAYTLTKIPSFLDLRRNADGSYPVNPFYNSNPFHTIDAVKNEEGVWRNISTAKLTWDILASKRQELRFVGFGGTDVLNQGNNVYSPPVLQYEPLDGLPGTSTVGSASNVQANVNLNLVHVWRPITRWTATTQLGTQYERRKLQRVALFGAEPPGWARGRDVGDGARPVGDAHPHRGLRRLRADRAPVQRSPAVDGWCAR; from the coding sequence ATGCGACGACTATTGTTGGCAGCGTTCGCGGGCGTCGCCCTGTTCGCCGGCACGGCAGCGGCACAGGGTGGCACGCGACAGATCACCGGGACGGTGGTCGAGGAAGGGAGCAATGCGCCGATCGCATCGGCGCAGCTGCAAGTGCGCGGGACCACGGTCGGGGCGCTGTCGCGTGCCGACGGGTCCTTCACGATCACCGCGCCCACGGGTGAGGTCGTGCTCGACGTCCGGCGGCTCGGCTACCCGCCGGTCAGCGTGACGGTCGCGGCCGGCGCGTCCACGGTGCAGATCGTCATGCGGAAGGACGCGCTCAAGCTCGACCAGGTGGTCATCAGCGGGCAGGCAACGGGGATCTCGCGCCGCAACCTGCCGAACTCCGTGGCCAGCGTGAGCGCCGAGCAGGTGGCGAAGGTGTCGTCGCCGTCGGTCGACCAGGCGCTGCAGGGGAAGGTGGCCGGCGCGCAGATCTCGACGAGCACCGGTGCCCCCGGCGGTGGAAACCGCGTGCGTATCCGCGGCATCTCGTCGATCCTCGGAAGCGCGCAGCCGCTCTACGTGATCGATGGCGTGATCACCTCCGACGTGTCGATCGGGCAGGGGACCAACCTGGTGACGCGCGCGGGCGGCACGGCCATCTCCGCCGTGTCGCAGGAGGCGCCGGTGAATCGCATCTCCGACATCAACCCCAACGACATCGAGTCGATCGACGTCCTCAAGGGGTCGGCCGCGGCGGCGATCTACGGCTCCAAGGCCTCGGGTGGTGTCATCATCATCACCACCAAGCGCGGTGCCGCCGGGCGTCCGCAGTTCAACCTGCGCACCGGGCTCGGGACGGGTGAACTCGCGTATCGCAACGGACAGCGCCGATTCAAGACGGTGGAGGACGCCACCAAGGCGTTCGGTCCGCTGGCGGCGCAGTACTATGATCCCAATCGCGTCCTCGACTACGAGGAGATGATCTACAACGGGGAGCAGCCGCTCAACCGCGAGGCGACGCTGTCGGTGAGTGGCGGATCGCAGGACACGCGCTACTTCATCTCCGCCAACACGCGCAAGGAAGAGGGGATCGTCAAGAACTCCTATTCGCAGAAGATGGGGCTCCGCGTCAACGTCGACCAGCGCCTCAACGACCGAATGGAGTTGCAGGTGGGATCGGAGGTGCTGCGCACGTTAGGCGACCGCGGGTTGTTCGGGAACGACAACGCGGGCAACTCGATCGCCTACACGCTGACCAAGATCCCGAGCTTCCTCGACCTGCGCCGCAACGCTGATGGCTCGTACCCGGTCAACCCGTTCTACAACTCCAACCCGTTCCACACGATCGACGCGGTCAAGAACGAGGAGGGCGTCTGGCGCAACATTTCGACGGCCAAGCTCACGTGGGACATTCTCGCGAGCAAGCGCCAGGAGTTGCGCTTCGTCGGGTTTGGCGGAACGGACGTGCTGAACCAGGGCAACAACGTGTACTCGCCGCCGGTGCTGCAGTACGAGCCGCTCGACGGGCTGCCGGGGACGTCGACCGTCGGCAGTGCCTCCAATGTTCAGGCGAACGTGAACCTGAACCTGGTGCATGTGTGGCGCCCGATCACCCGTTGGACGGCGACCACGCAGCTCGGGACGCAGTATGAGCGCCGCAAGTTACAACGAGTCGCGCTCTTCGGCGCAGAACCTCCTGGGTGGGCTCGAGGTCGTGACGTCGGGGACGGTGCGCGACCTGTCGGAGACGCGCATCCTCACCGAGGACTTCGGCGTCTTCGGGCAGACCGAGCTCCTGTACAACGATCGCCTGCTGTTGACGGTTGGTGCGCGCGCTGA
- a CDS encoding RagB/SusD family nutrient uptake outer membrane protein, with amino-acid sequence MRTRHTTALRRMTVAALVSAVTLFSGCKEITVPNYNSPNVDGLLNNPDAGTVNTAVIGLLVGARGGVGTFSQTLGIFGREMYNLDQAEPRNFLSFLVEPLTPGGFGTDLGWTNTYRQVLQAETILGAVEKVGNYTAAQKEGVRGFTKTFEALALMEQLRVRDTFGIVLEVDPTATKLGDFVTKDAGYTRAAALLDEARTHLNAAGTSFAFALTSGFTGFNTPVTFLRVNRALKARLEIDRGRWQDALTALSESFIAATPATAATLATGVYHTFSTASGDATNPMFDASPRALVAHPSFLADAQRRADNTPDLRTAKVAISTITLTSQGVSSNQRLNLVASNAASYPLIRNEELLLMRAEANANLGNRAAAIGDLNVVRTVAGGLAPLDANFAGNLIDELLYNRRYSLFGEYGNRWVDMRRYGRLAQLPKFAPTHRIYPIVPLPADECNQRSPQPKGCTQVSGI; translated from the coding sequence ATGCGCACACGACACACGACCGCCCTCCGGCGGATGACGGTGGCGGCGCTCGTCAGCGCGGTCACGCTCTTCAGCGGCTGCAAGGAAATCACGGTTCCCAACTACAACTCGCCGAATGTCGACGGGTTGCTCAACAATCCGGATGCCGGCACGGTGAACACGGCGGTCATCGGGTTGCTGGTTGGCGCCCGCGGTGGCGTCGGGACCTTCTCGCAGACGCTCGGCATCTTTGGTCGCGAGATGTACAACCTGGACCAGGCCGAGCCCCGCAACTTCCTCTCGTTCCTGGTGGAGCCGCTGACGCCTGGTGGTTTCGGCACCGACCTCGGGTGGACCAATACGTATCGCCAGGTGCTGCAGGCCGAAACGATCCTGGGCGCGGTGGAGAAGGTGGGGAACTACACCGCGGCGCAGAAAGAAGGGGTACGGGGCTTCACCAAGACGTTCGAGGCACTCGCCCTGATGGAGCAGCTACGGGTGCGCGACACCTTCGGCATCGTCCTCGAGGTCGACCCGACGGCTACCAAGCTTGGGGATTTCGTGACCAAGGATGCTGGCTACACGCGTGCTGCCGCGCTGCTCGATGAGGCGCGGACGCATCTCAACGCAGCGGGAACGAGCTTCGCCTTCGCGCTCACCAGCGGCTTCACCGGATTCAACACGCCCGTGACGTTCCTGCGCGTGAACCGGGCGCTCAAGGCGCGACTGGAGATCGATCGTGGGCGGTGGCAAGACGCCCTGACCGCGCTCTCCGAGTCGTTCATCGCGGCCACGCCGGCCACCGCCGCGACGCTCGCTACGGGGGTGTATCACACCTTCAGCACCGCGTCGGGCGATGCCACCAACCCGATGTTCGACGCCTCGCCGCGCGCACTGGTGGCGCATCCGTCGTTCCTCGCCGACGCGCAGCGGAGGGCGGACAACACCCCTGACCTGCGCACCGCGAAGGTGGCGATCAGCACCATCACGCTCACGAGCCAAGGCGTGTCGTCCAACCAGCGCCTCAACCTCGTGGCCAGCAATGCTGCGTCGTATCCGCTCATCCGCAACGAGGAGTTGCTCCTGATGCGGGCCGAGGCGAACGCCAACCTGGGGAATCGCGCCGCGGCGATCGGGGACCTCAATGTGGTGCGCACAGTGGCCGGCGGGCTGGCGCCGCTCGACGCCAACTTCGCGGGCAACCTGATCGACGAACTGCTGTACAACCGCCGCTACTCGTTGTTCGGGGAGTACGGCAACCGCTGGGTCGACATGCGGCGCTACGGGCGGTTGGCGCAGCTGCCGAAGTTCGCGCCCACGCACCGCATCTACCCGATCGTGCCGCTACCGGCCGACGAGTGCAACCAGCGCTCGCCGCAGCCCAAGGGGTGCACGCAGGTGAGCGGGATCTAG
- a CDS encoding putative sulfate exporter family transporter, with protein sequence MPPSALPRLISPIPGVVVTAALGGVAVVSARWLSGELPRVGIDAVVLAILLGIAVRALWHPPAWAHDGIALAAKQLLEVAIVLLGFATDVRWMARAGGVLASAIVVTTILALGVGLLWGRLFGLPRSHALLVASGNAICGNSAIAAVASVIGAKREETASAVAYTAILSLALVLVLPFVRAWLALDDLSYGVATGLTVYAVPQVLAAAYPVSVQAGQVGTVVKLVRVLMLIPLVTIVSLLERKVAHHAEAVVPWGRVVPWYVMGFLVATVLRSSEVVPPFVSVGAQQGSHLLTVISMAALGLGVEVELLRRVGWRTAATATVSLLSLCALAAVVVMWLPTTAP encoded by the coding sequence ATGCCTCCCTCGGCGCTTCCCCGACTCATCTCCCCCATCCCCGGCGTCGTCGTGACGGCAGCCCTCGGCGGGGTGGCGGTGGTGAGCGCACGGTGGCTGAGCGGGGAGTTGCCACGGGTGGGGATCGACGCCGTGGTCCTGGCGATCCTCCTGGGGATCGCGGTGCGCGCGCTCTGGCACCCGCCGGCCTGGGCCCACGACGGGATCGCGCTGGCAGCCAAGCAGTTGCTCGAGGTGGCGATCGTCCTCCTGGGATTCGCGACCGACGTGCGCTGGATGGCGCGTGCGGGCGGGGTGCTCGCCTCGGCCATCGTGGTGACGACCATCCTCGCGTTAGGCGTGGGGCTGCTGTGGGGGCGCCTGTTCGGATTGCCACGGTCGCATGCCCTGCTCGTGGCCTCGGGCAACGCCATCTGCGGCAACTCGGCGATCGCCGCCGTGGCGTCGGTGATCGGTGCCAAGCGCGAGGAGACGGCGTCGGCGGTGGCGTACACGGCCATCCTCAGCCTGGCCCTCGTCCTCGTCCTCCCGTTCGTGCGCGCCTGGCTTGCCCTGGACGACCTGTCGTACGGCGTGGCGACCGGCCTCACGGTGTATGCGGTGCCGCAGGTGCTGGCAGCCGCCTATCCCGTGAGCGTGCAGGCCGGGCAAGTGGGGACGGTGGTCAAGCTCGTGCGCGTCCTCATGCTCATTCCACTCGTCACCATCGTCTCGCTGCTGGAGCGCAAGGTGGCGCACCACGCGGAAGCCGTCGTCCCCTGGGGGCGTGTGGTGCCGTGGTATGTGATGGGCTTCCTGGTGGCGACCGTGTTGCGATCGAGCGAAGTCGTCCCTCCCTTCGTGTCCGTGGGGGCGCAGCAGGGGTCGCACCTGCTCACCGTGATCTCGATGGCGGCGCTTGGTCTTGGGGTGGAGGTAGAACTCCTGCGGCGGGTGGGGTGGCGAACGGCGGCGACGGCGACAGTTTCCCTGCTCTCGCTCTGCGCGCTGGCCGCGGTGGTAGTGATGTGGCTCCCGACCACGGCTCCGTGA
- the soxC gene encoding sulfite dehydrogenase, with amino-acid sequence MDVDPTAHPSVDAEPNDPPVVASQEARRAPERVSRRALLAGAAGAVGGAIVVSIPTAAIGQSGAPTAAPAPSPAATPAGDAPASLLGTPTTPQGARAAAVNPSRVPVGQVTGSSRAPLGDLTGTITPSDLHFERHHAGVPALDASTHRLLIHGLVERPTEFSVEEIRRLPQVTRTYFIECSGNGRAPFKDPKPNLTAQAVAGMTSNTEWTGVPLATLFREVGVKDEAQWFLAEGADACRMTRSVPVAKGWEDAMIVWAQNGEPLRPAQGYPLRLLLPGWEGNISMKWLRRLELGTEPWMTRWETSVYTDPLLGGKARQFSFVQDAKSIITSPSHPDVINARGWRPISGLAWSGRGRIARVEVSTDGGTTWHDAELSGTPQPKAHVRFQYMWKWEGEEATLLSRATDETGYVQPTRSQLIAVRGAGTDYHFNAIAGWRVQRDGAVFYHGTT; translated from the coding sequence ATGGACGTGGACCCAACGGCGCACCCCTCAGTTGACGCCGAGCCTAACGATCCGCCCGTCGTCGCGTCGCAAGAGGCGCGCCGCGCCCCGGAACGCGTGAGTCGTCGTGCCCTCCTGGCGGGGGCCGCCGGGGCGGTCGGTGGGGCGATCGTCGTCTCGATTCCGACCGCGGCCATCGGGCAATCGGGGGCGCCGACGGCGGCGCCGGCACCATCGCCAGCCGCAACACCCGCCGGCGATGCCCCCGCCTCGCTCCTTGGCACCCCGACCACGCCGCAGGGCGCCAGGGCGGCGGCCGTGAACCCGTCGCGCGTTCCCGTGGGGCAGGTGACCGGGAGTTCGCGCGCGCCACTCGGCGATCTCACCGGGACCATCACCCCGTCGGACCTGCACTTCGAGCGGCACCATGCCGGGGTCCCCGCGCTGGATGCGTCCACGCATCGCCTGCTCATTCACGGTCTCGTCGAACGCCCCACCGAGTTCAGCGTCGAGGAGATTCGCCGCCTGCCGCAGGTCACGCGCACGTACTTCATCGAGTGCTCGGGGAACGGACGCGCCCCCTTCAAGGATCCCAAGCCGAACCTCACCGCGCAGGCGGTGGCCGGGATGACGAGCAATACCGAGTGGACCGGCGTCCCGCTTGCCACCCTCTTTCGCGAGGTTGGGGTCAAGGACGAGGCACAGTGGTTCCTCGCCGAGGGGGCCGATGCCTGTCGCATGACGCGCTCGGTCCCCGTCGCCAAGGGGTGGGAGGACGCGATGATCGTCTGGGCGCAAAACGGTGAACCGCTGCGCCCGGCGCAGGGCTATCCGTTGCGCCTGCTCCTCCCCGGGTGGGAGGGGAACATCTCGATGAAATGGCTGCGACGCCTCGAACTGGGGACGGAGCCCTGGATGACGCGCTGGGAGACGTCGGTCTACACCGATCCGCTCCTGGGCGGCAAGGCGCGGCAATTCAGCTTCGTTCAGGATGCCAAGTCGATCATTACGTCGCCGTCGCATCCCGACGTGATCAACGCGCGCGGGTGGCGGCCGATATCCGGGCTCGCGTGGTCGGGGCGAGGGCGCATCGCGCGCGTGGAGGTGAGCACCGACGGCGGCACGACCTGGCACGACGCGGAGTTGAGCGGGACGCCGCAGCCCAAGGCCCACGTGCGCTTCCAGTACATGTGGAAGTGGGAGGGGGAGGAGGCGACGCTCCTCAGTCGAGCCACCGACGAGACGGGGTACGTGCAGCCGACGCGGTCGCAGTTGATCGCGGTGCGCGGCGCCGGCACGGACTACCACTTCAATGCTATCGCCGGTTGGCGCGTGCAACGCGACGGCGCCGTCTTCTACCACGGGACCACCTGA
- a CDS encoding cytochrome c gives MRRDLITVVLLLAGTACGGAGSGTSASAGSTVPATFERYDAGAVAGGPGAGTRYAFGRQPSDSLLGAWDTDVGKNGAELPPGKGSVAQGATLYAASCASCHGVGGVGGISPNPALVGRDSSAEGFRFADDPKLVKTIGNYWPYATTIFDYVKRAMPHANPGSLTNDEVYALTAYLLSANGIVPDSATLDAAALREVKMPYRDRFVPDERKGGAEVK, from the coding sequence ATGCGCCGCGACCTCATCACGGTAGTGTTGCTCCTGGCGGGGACCGCCTGCGGTGGCGCGGGGAGTGGAACCTCGGCCAGCGCCGGCAGCACCGTTCCCGCAACCTTCGAGCGCTACGATGCCGGTGCCGTGGCCGGCGGTCCGGGGGCGGGAACTCGCTATGCTTTCGGCCGTCAGCCGAGCGACTCACTCCTCGGCGCCTGGGACACCGACGTTGGGAAGAACGGGGCCGAACTGCCGCCCGGGAAGGGGAGCGTCGCGCAGGGGGCGACGCTGTATGCCGCGTCGTGCGCGTCGTGCCACGGTGTCGGAGGCGTCGGTGGCATCTCTCCGAATCCCGCCCTGGTCGGCCGGGACTCGAGCGCCGAAGGGTTCCGCTTTGCAGACGACCCCAAGCTCGTGAAGACGATCGGCAACTACTGGCCGTACGCGACGACGATCTTCGACTACGTGAAGCGGGCGATGCCCCACGCCAACCCCGGGTCGCTGACCAACGACGAGGTCTACGCCCTCACCGCATACCTCCTCTCGGCCAACGGGATCGTCCCCGACAGCGCGACGCTCGACGCGGCGGCGCTACGCGAGGTGAAGATGCCCTACCGGGACCGATTCGTCCCGGATGAGCGAAAGGGGGGGGCTGAGGTCAAATAG